In Thermomonas paludicola, the following are encoded in one genomic region:
- a CDS encoding copper chaperone PCu(A)C, with protein sequence MKQCSKWVAVLLLAAVGSVMASSGGLRVEQAWARATPVVAPVAGGFLIIANDGGKDDRLLRVESDIAQRVEIHQMRNDAGVMRMRQVTEGLPIAAHGRLVMAPGGYHLMLIQPKRALLEGGHFDATLVFQRAGRVKATFQVRAMGAGAH encoded by the coding sequence ATGAAACAGTGTTCGAAGTGGGTCGCCGTGCTGCTGTTGGCCGCGGTGGGCAGCGTGATGGCGAGTAGCGGCGGGCTGCGCGTGGAGCAGGCATGGGCACGCGCCACGCCGGTGGTGGCGCCGGTGGCGGGCGGCTTTTTGATCATCGCCAATGACGGCGGCAAGGACGACCGCCTGTTGCGGGTGGAAAGCGATATCGCGCAGCGGGTGGAGATCCACCAGATGCGCAACGACGCTGGCGTGATGCGCATGCGCCAGGTCACGGAAGGCTTGCCGATCGCGGCGCATGGCCGCTTGGTGATGGCGCCGGGGGGCTATCACCTGATGCTGATCCAGCCGAAGCGCGCGCTGCTGGAAGGGGGGCACTTCGATGCGACGCTGGTGTTCCAGCGGGCCGGCCGGGTCAAGGCGACATTCCAAGTGCGCGCGATGGGTGCCGGGGCACACTGA
- a CDS encoding TonB-dependent copper receptor — MSSLRIASALPSRRALACALSLALFPCAAVAADTPGNRASDALKTFDRVIVIATPVQPLTFETDPKLPRQPVPASDGADYLKTIPGFTALRNGGTNGDPVLRGMFGSRLNLLSNDGSMPGACPARMDNPLSYVAPETYDSLVVVKGPQTVLWGPGASAGTVRFQRETPQFDAPGLRMQGSLLGGSFGRNDQVLDATAGTTLGYARLSANRSQAGDYSDGSGDRVPSAWKKWNTDLALGWTPDADTLLELSAGIGDGQARYAGRGMDGAQFKRESLALRFEKRFDGTLRKLQASAYRNDANHVMDNYSLRDPNPAGSMPMAMASNVDRLTKGARVAATWELGAFALTAGLDAQDSRHRSRSGMGRGSYATLPWSRDARLRNLGMFAEGTWTAAQGQRVVAGARVDRAETADLRQTAGMMAMPNPTFGQTRRETLPGGFIRYERDIAGSGVGWYAGLGHVARMPDYWESFSPNRGPMGATNAFAGIQPELTTQLDIGAQWRGARGSAWVSGYAGRIDDFILFRYMSGGMMGSTSMASNVDARIHGAEAGGEFRPGKDWTLGGSVAWAWGENAAAGTPLPQMTPLEGRFTAAWDNGRWNAGVLLRAVAAQTRVAVSQGNVTGRDLGPSAGFATLALNAGYRVSERVQLSAGIDNLFDRAYSEHLNLAGSADFGYPAMPVRINEPGRNLWLKLNFSL; from the coding sequence ATGTCTTCCCTTCGTATCGCGTCGGCGCTGCCGTCGCGCCGCGCGCTTGCTTGCGCGCTGTCTCTTGCCTTGTTTCCCTGTGCTGCTGTTGCCGCCGATACGCCCGGCAACCGCGCGAGCGACGCGCTGAAAACCTTCGATCGCGTCATCGTGATCGCCACGCCGGTGCAGCCGCTGACCTTCGAAACCGATCCCAAGCTGCCGCGCCAGCCGGTGCCGGCCAGCGACGGCGCCGATTACCTCAAGACCATCCCCGGCTTCACCGCGTTGCGCAACGGCGGCACCAATGGTGATCCGGTGCTGCGCGGCATGTTTGGCTCGCGCCTCAACCTGCTCTCCAACGACGGCAGCATGCCCGGCGCCTGCCCGGCGCGGATGGACAACCCACTGTCTTACGTGGCGCCGGAAACCTACGACAGTCTGGTGGTGGTGAAAGGCCCGCAGACCGTGCTGTGGGGGCCGGGTGCCTCGGCCGGCACGGTGCGCTTCCAGCGCGAGACGCCGCAGTTCGACGCCCCCGGCCTGCGCATGCAGGGCAGCCTGCTGGGCGGCAGCTTCGGCCGCAACGATCAGGTGCTGGACGCGACTGCGGGGACAACGCTGGGCTATGCACGGCTGAGCGCCAATCGCTCGCAGGCCGGCGACTACAGCGATGGCAGCGGCGATCGCGTGCCGTCCGCGTGGAAGAAGTGGAACACCGACCTGGCGCTGGGCTGGACGCCTGATGCTGACACGCTGCTGGAACTGAGTGCCGGTATCGGGGATGGCCAGGCCCGGTACGCCGGACGCGGCATGGACGGCGCGCAATTCAAGCGCGAAAGTCTCGCGCTGCGCTTCGAAAAGCGTTTCGACGGCACCCTGCGCAAGCTGCAGGCCAGCGCCTATCGCAACGATGCCAATCACGTGATGGACAACTACTCGCTGCGTGATCCCAATCCGGCCGGTTCGATGCCGATGGCGATGGCGTCCAACGTGGATCGCCTGACCAAGGGCGCGCGCGTGGCGGCCACGTGGGAGCTGGGTGCGTTTGCGCTGACCGCGGGTCTGGATGCGCAAGATAGCCGCCACCGCAGTCGCAGCGGGATGGGGCGCGGCAGCTACGCAACCCTGCCATGGTCGCGGGATGCCAGGCTTCGCAACCTCGGCATGTTTGCCGAAGGCACGTGGACGGCGGCGCAGGGCCAGCGCGTGGTGGCCGGCGCGCGCGTCGATCGCGCCGAGACGGCAGACCTGCGCCAGACCGCCGGCATGATGGCGATGCCCAATCCGACCTTCGGCCAGACTCGCCGCGAGACCTTGCCCGGTGGCTTCATTCGCTACGAACGGGACATCGCCGGCAGCGGCGTCGGCTGGTATGCGGGCCTTGGTCACGTGGCGCGCATGCCCGATTATTGGGAATCGTTTTCGCCCAACAGGGGCCCCATGGGCGCGACAAACGCGTTTGCCGGTATCCAGCCAGAGCTCACCACGCAGCTGGATATCGGCGCGCAGTGGCGCGGCGCGCGCGGCAGTGCCTGGGTGTCTGGTTACGCAGGGCGGATCGATGACTTCATCCTGTTCCGCTACATGAGCGGCGGGATGATGGGCAGCACCTCGATGGCGAGCAACGTCGATGCGCGCATCCACGGCGCGGAGGCCGGCGGTGAATTCCGCCCGGGCAAGGACTGGACGCTGGGCGGCAGCGTGGCCTGGGCCTGGGGCGAGAACGCCGCTGCCGGCACGCCGCTGCCGCAGATGACGCCGCTGGAAGGCCGCTTTACCGCCGCCTGGGACAACGGCCGCTGGAACGCCGGCGTGCTGTTGCGCGCGGTGGCCGCGCAAACCCGCGTGGCGGTCAGCCAGGGCAATGTGACCGGGCGTGACCTCGGCCCCAGCGCGGGGTTTGCGACGCTTGCGTTGAATGCTGGCTATCGCGTCAGCGAGCGCGTGCAGCTCAGCGCCGGCATCGACAACCTGTTTGATCGCGCCTACAGCGAGCATCTGAATCTGGCTGGCAGCGCGGACTTCGGTTATCCAGCGATGCCGGTGCGAATCAACGAGCCGGGTCGCAACCTGTGGCTGAAACTCAACTTCAGCCTGTGA
- a CDS encoding DUF2946 family protein produces MILRSRRFQHWMARLALAAVLLVSAMPTVSRWLESRAPELQATVLAMCTMDGLAMKPASLLIDAGKAPAPAGAMPDEYCAYCPLLAALAPLVLAALAILLPALPRALLPAWVPPALPVPPLLRGLGARGPPIPL; encoded by the coding sequence ATGATCCTGCGCTCCCGTCGCTTCCAGCACTGGATGGCCCGCCTGGCACTGGCGGCCGTCCTGCTGGTGTCGGCGATGCCGACGGTCAGCCGCTGGCTGGAGAGCCGTGCGCCGGAATTGCAGGCCACGGTGCTGGCGATGTGCACCATGGACGGGCTGGCGATGAAGCCGGCCAGCCTGCTGATTGATGCCGGCAAGGCGCCCGCACCGGCCGGCGCGATGCCGGACGAATACTGCGCCTACTGTCCGCTGCTGGCCGCACTGGCGCCGCTGGTGCTGGCCGCGCTGGCGATCCTGTTGCCGGCGCTGCCGCGCGCATTGCTGCCCGCCTGGGTGCCGCCGGCATTGCCCGTTCCGCCGCTGCTGCGCGGCCTGGGCGCGCGAGGGCCGCCGATCCCGCTCTGA
- the tkt gene encoding transketolase: MTAPTRRDLANAIRFLAIDAVQAANSGHPGMPMGMADIAEVLWNDYLRCNPANPHWADRDRFVLSNGHGSMLQYALLHLSGYDLTLDDLKHFRQLESKTPGHPENFMTPGVETTTGPLGQGLANAVGFALAEKLLAQRFNRDGHDIVDHRTWVFLGDGCLMEGISHEAASLAGTWGLHKLVAFWDDNHISIDGNTDGWFTDDTPKRFEAYGWNVIRGVDGHDATEIKTAIETALKSSDKPTLVCCRTTIGFGSPAKAGKESSHGAPLGKDEVAATRAALGWQYGPFEIPQDIYAGWRARDRAGLESGWNARFAMYKAAYPEAAAEFERRLSGALPEHFDTQAQAFIAKLQQDGPTIASRKASQNAIEAFAPLLPELVGGSADLAHSNLTLWKGSKSVASDAADANYIHSGVREFGMTAISNGLALHGGFIPYDATFLVFSDYARNAVRMSALMGARAIHVYTHDSIGLGEDGPTHQPVEHLASLRYIPGNDVWRPCDAVESALAWKRAIERADGPSCLVFSRQNLPHQARDDAQLANIARGGYVLKHSVGAPEVILIATGSEVGLAMQAAAQLGDKVRVVSMPSSDVFDRQDAAYREAVLPKACRKRVAVEAGVTDFWRKYVGLDGAVVGIDSFGASAPAEALFPHFGITVERLIDVINAL, from the coding sequence ATGACTGCGCCCACCCGCCGCGACCTCGCCAATGCCATTCGTTTCCTCGCCATCGACGCGGTGCAGGCCGCCAACTCCGGCCATCCGGGCATGCCGATGGGCATGGCGGACATCGCCGAGGTGCTGTGGAACGACTACCTGCGCTGCAATCCGGCCAATCCGCACTGGGCCGACCGCGACCGCTTCGTGCTGTCCAACGGCCACGGTTCGATGCTGCAGTATGCGCTGCTGCACCTGAGCGGCTATGACCTGACCCTCGACGACCTCAAGCACTTCCGCCAGCTGGAATCGAAGACGCCGGGCCACCCCGAAAACTTCATGACGCCGGGCGTGGAAACCACCACCGGCCCGCTGGGGCAGGGCCTGGCGAACGCGGTGGGTTTCGCGCTGGCGGAGAAGCTGCTGGCGCAGCGCTTCAACCGCGATGGCCACGACATCGTCGACCACCGCACCTGGGTGTTCCTGGGCGACGGCTGCCTGATGGAAGGCATCAGCCACGAAGCCGCGTCGCTGGCCGGCACCTGGGGCCTGCACAAGCTGGTCGCGTTCTGGGACGACAACCACATCAGCATCGACGGCAACACCGACGGCTGGTTCACCGACGATACGCCGAAGCGCTTCGAGGCCTACGGCTGGAACGTGATCCGCGGCGTCGATGGCCATGACGCGACCGAGATCAAGACCGCCATCGAAACCGCGCTGAAGTCCAGCGACAAGCCGACGCTGGTCTGCTGTCGCACCACCATTGGATTTGGTTCGCCCGCCAAGGCCGGCAAGGAATCCAGTCACGGGGCGCCGCTGGGCAAGGACGAAGTGGCCGCCACGCGCGCGGCGCTGGGTTGGCAGTACGGTCCGTTTGAAATACCGCAGGACATCTACGCCGGTTGGCGCGCGCGCGATCGCGCCGGGTTGGAGTCGGGCTGGAATGCACGCTTTGCCATGTACAAGGCGGCTTATCCAGAAGCGGCTGCCGAGTTCGAGCGTCGCCTGTCGGGCGCATTGCCGGAACATTTCGATACCCAGGCGCAGGCGTTCATCGCCAAGCTGCAGCAAGATGGCCCGACCATCGCCAGCCGCAAGGCGTCGCAAAACGCCATTGAAGCGTTCGCGCCGCTGCTGCCCGAGCTGGTGGGGGGTTCCGCCGACCTGGCGCATTCCAACCTGACCTTGTGGAAGGGCAGCAAGTCGGTGGCCAGCGATGCGGCGGATGCCAACTACATCCATTCCGGCGTGCGCGAGTTCGGCATGACCGCGATCAGCAATGGCTTGGCGCTGCACGGCGGCTTCATTCCCTATGACGCCACCTTCCTGGTGTTTTCCGATTACGCCCGCAACGCGGTGCGCATGAGCGCGCTGATGGGCGCGCGCGCGATCCACGTCTACACCCACGACTCCATCGGCCTGGGCGAAGACGGGCCCACCCACCAGCCGGTCGAGCACCTGGCCTCGCTGCGCTACATCCCGGGCAATGACGTGTGGCGCCCCTGCGATGCGGTGGAATCGGCACTGGCGTGGAAGCGCGCCATCGAACGCGCCGACGGCCCCAGCTGCCTGGTCTTCAGCCGCCAGAACCTGCCGCACCAAGCCCGCGACGATGCCCAGTTGGCGAACATCGCGCGCGGTGGCTACGTGCTGAAGCACAGCGTGGGCGCGCCGGAGGTCATCCTGATCGCCACCGGCAGCGAGGTCGGCCTGGCCATGCAGGCGGCGGCACAGCTGGGCGACAAGGTGCGGGTGGTGTCGATGCCGTCCTCCGACGTGTTCGACCGCCAGGACGCCGCCTACCGCGAAGCGGTGCTGCCGAAGGCGTGCCGCAAGCGCGTCGCGGTGGAAGCCGGCGTCACCGATTTCTGGCGCAAGTACGTGGGCCTGGACGGCGCGGTGGTCGGCATCGACAGCTTCGGCGCCAGCGCGCCGGCGGAGGCGCTGTTCCCGCACTTCGGCATCACCGTGGAACGCTTGATCGACGTCATCAACGCGCTCTGA
- a CDS encoding helix-turn-helix domain-containing protein → MLRSERRALGLTQQAVADATGYRRQTILDLEAGRNVSVQTLFAALGALGKGMQLVDARPDIDQLSALLDAPDED, encoded by the coding sequence ATGCTTCGATCCGAGCGGCGTGCGCTTGGCTTGACCCAACAAGCAGTGGCCGACGCCACGGGCTATCGTCGCCAGACCATCCTGGATCTGGAGGCGGGCAGGAACGTGTCGGTGCAAACGCTGTTCGCCGCGCTGGGGGCGTTGGGAAAGGGTATGCAGTTGGTGGATGCGCGCCCGGACATCGACCAGTTGTCGGCCCTGCTGGATGCGCCGGATGAAGATTAA
- a CDS encoding TerD family protein, whose product MGISLAKGGNVNLTQGNASLKEVAIGLGWDARATDGVDFDLDASAFLLGSNGKVPDDGHFIFYGQLSFSNGSVVHQGDNLTGDGDGDDEVIEVDIQRVPEHVQKISFSVSIHEAAQRRQTFGMVDNAYIRVVNKADGKELARYDLTEDGSTETAMIFGELYRHNGDWKFRAVGQGFAGGLGPLASHYGVNIV is encoded by the coding sequence ATGGGGATCAGTCTTGCGAAAGGTGGCAACGTCAATCTCACTCAGGGCAATGCCAGCCTCAAGGAAGTGGCGATCGGGTTGGGCTGGGACGCGCGCGCCACCGACGGTGTGGATTTCGACCTCGATGCCAGCGCCTTCCTGCTTGGCTCCAACGGCAAGGTGCCGGATGACGGTCATTTCATCTTCTACGGCCAGCTTTCGTTCTCGAACGGCTCGGTGGTGCACCAGGGCGACAATCTGACCGGCGATGGCGACGGCGATGACGAAGTCATCGAAGTCGATATCCAGCGCGTGCCCGAGCATGTGCAGAAGATCAGCTTCTCGGTCAGCATCCACGAGGCCGCGCAGCGACGGCAGACCTTCGGCATGGTGGACAACGCCTACATCCGCGTGGTGAACAAGGCGGATGGAAAAGAGTTGGCCCGCTACGACCTGACCGAGGATGGTTCGACCGAGACCGCGATGATCTTCGGCGAGCTGTACCGCCACAACGGCGACTGGAAGTTCCGCGCGGTGGGGCAGGGCTTTGCCGGGGGGCTGGGGCCGCTGGCCTCTCATTATGGCGTGAATATCGTTTGA
- a CDS encoding helix-hairpin-helix domain-containing protein, with protein sequence MSGKIIRLTAHDGTPVEFVDEVKGAGGLKDCYFAPDRSYVVLFYRDKVDAVGKDRLQSIVGRFKDNIFNQAGGAYWEKLYCWPDRIVEWNGRIGITVPFYARHYFFEHGSKSGDMLKIKGREKEGKWFASANNRAKFLDPRELGTWATHLRMCLMLARAVRRLHMAGLAHSDLSYKNVLVDPVGGNANIIDIDGLVVPGKFPPDVVGTPDFIAPEVVASARLPRGDPNRKLPSIQTDCHALAVLIYMYLLYRHPLRGRKVHDQDTTRDEELSMGGRALFVEDPKDASNRINPKGVRPSELPWADTGARPYTLTGPYLSPLFLRAFTEGLKNPQVRPTASEWESALIRTVDLLQPCINPACEQKWYVFDNSTRPCCPFCGTPFRGLLPVLNLYHATHKPGEFRPDNHRLMVYTNQSLYLWHASRSVAPNERITPEQAQRVGYFVLHSDKWWLVNERMPDLYDAGAKAAIPVGQKVELKHDQQILLAKGEGGRLLHVQMVGAR encoded by the coding sequence ATGAGCGGCAAGATCATTCGGCTGACGGCACACGACGGCACGCCAGTCGAGTTCGTCGATGAGGTCAAAGGCGCGGGCGGCCTGAAGGACTGCTACTTCGCGCCCGATCGAAGCTATGTGGTGCTGTTTTACCGCGATAAGGTGGATGCTGTCGGCAAGGATCGGCTACAGAGCATCGTTGGCCGTTTCAAGGACAATATCTTCAACCAGGCGGGTGGTGCCTACTGGGAAAAGCTCTATTGCTGGCCGGATCGCATCGTGGAATGGAACGGCAGGATCGGGATCACGGTTCCTTTTTATGCGCGCCACTACTTCTTCGAGCACGGCTCGAAGAGCGGCGACATGCTGAAGATCAAGGGCCGGGAAAAAGAGGGCAAGTGGTTCGCCAGCGCAAACAACCGCGCCAAGTTCCTCGACCCTCGTGAACTTGGCACTTGGGCCACTCACTTGCGCATGTGCCTGATGCTGGCCCGCGCCGTGCGCCGCCTGCACATGGCGGGCCTGGCGCACTCCGACCTGTCCTACAAGAACGTGCTCGTCGATCCTGTGGGCGGCAACGCCAACATCATCGACATCGACGGCCTGGTGGTACCAGGGAAGTTTCCGCCCGATGTGGTAGGGACTCCCGATTTCATCGCGCCCGAAGTGGTGGCGAGTGCGCGCTTGCCGCGCGGCGATCCCAACCGGAAATTGCCCAGCATCCAGACCGACTGCCATGCGCTGGCGGTGCTGATCTACATGTACCTGCTGTACCGGCATCCGTTGCGTGGCAGGAAGGTGCACGATCAGGACACGACCCGCGACGAAGAACTGTCCATGGGCGGGCGTGCACTGTTCGTCGAGGATCCGAAGGACGCTTCCAATCGCATCAATCCGAAGGGTGTCCGTCCCAGTGAGCTGCCGTGGGCCGATACAGGTGCGCGCCCTTATACGTTGACGGGGCCGTACCTGTCGCCGCTGTTCCTGCGCGCCTTCACGGAGGGATTGAAGAACCCGCAGGTGCGGCCCACTGCCAGCGAATGGGAGTCCGCGCTGATCAGGACGGTGGATCTGTTGCAGCCCTGCATCAATCCGGCCTGCGAGCAGAAGTGGTACGTGTTCGACAACTCTACCCGGCCGTGTTGTCCGTTCTGCGGCACGCCGTTCCGTGGCCTGTTGCCGGTACTGAACCTCTACCACGCCACCCACAAGCCGGGCGAATTCCGGCCGGACAACCACCGGCTGATGGTTTATACCAACCAGTCGCTCTACCTGTGGCATGCCAGCCGCAGCGTCGCGCCCAACGAACGCATCACGCCGGAGCAGGCGCAGCGCGTGGGCTATTTCGTCCTGCACAGCGACAAATGGTGGCTGGTGAACGAACGCATGCCGGATCTGTACGACGCTGGTGCCAAGGCGGCCATCCCGGTCGGGCAGAAAGTGGAACTGAAACACGATCAGCAGATTCTACTGGCCAAGGGCGAAGGCGGTCGGCTGCTGCACGTGCAGATGGTGGGCGCTCGTTAG
- a CDS encoding protein phosphatase 2C domain-containing protein, which produces MARFQSPQDKRIEIALARLIRCQLTLHDLEADVGALVRIRQQLPVARFLDEIVEAGRRNAGQNLLMVDVSTRPSAEAPCSADISRAAEPGVPVSDATIGSLVTNIAETIGSPPDGEVGGEAVMKDAAPAAPTPKDAGQPMYRLLVPNATADVAYSYQLDLSREPLAAYRIHAISGLEEIGLTFDPETHRLHGTPCVEPGQALQKELEVVLARRDNPAVRVASRLSLFINPHPRTLWKKIEPDALLEHRKEHRCSLCEAGPPMVLAASVRGRSHENSGAFREDDFHVGRTADGSWTVVAVSDGAGSAKLSRLGSRIATETAVASLLDALGNCRAELDAAVAEVVQDEDALARVARLEKSGEAMLLEPVGRAAFAASKAIQTKAGELGVEEKALAATLMFAAIRRIGDDMLVASYWIGDGAAALFDPASGAFHLLGEADSGEFSGQTRFLLSQEFPVDSAWVAIGKRFRFRCVPVSAVLLLMTDGVSDPKFGTDNALRDPARWRAFWEDDLAAQLPLSTPEAELGAKLEDYLQFWSQGEHDDRTLALVRWA; this is translated from the coding sequence ATGGCGCGTTTCCAGTCGCCGCAGGACAAGCGCATCGAGATCGCACTCGCTCGGCTAATTCGATGTCAGCTCACGTTGCACGATCTTGAAGCGGATGTCGGCGCGCTGGTACGAATCCGCCAGCAACTGCCGGTCGCCCGGTTTCTGGACGAGATCGTGGAGGCAGGTCGTCGCAATGCCGGCCAGAACCTGCTGATGGTCGATGTTTCGACGAGGCCGAGCGCAGAGGCTCCATGTTCTGCCGACATAAGTCGTGCTGCCGAACCGGGGGTGCCGGTTTCCGATGCGACGATTGGTTCGCTGGTAACGAACATCGCCGAAACGATTGGGTCGCCGCCTGACGGCGAGGTTGGTGGCGAGGCCGTGATGAAGGATGCGGCCCCTGCCGCGCCAACTCCGAAGGATGCCGGACAGCCCATGTATCGCCTGCTCGTACCGAACGCCACGGCAGATGTCGCCTACAGCTATCAACTTGATCTTTCCCGCGAACCGTTGGCGGCCTATCGCATCCATGCGATTTCCGGATTGGAAGAGATCGGGCTGACATTCGATCCGGAAACCCACCGGCTTCACGGCACGCCGTGCGTAGAGCCAGGGCAAGCGCTCCAGAAGGAGTTGGAGGTCGTGTTGGCGCGCCGGGACAATCCAGCCGTCCGCGTGGCGTCCAGGCTTTCGCTGTTCATCAATCCGCATCCGCGCACGCTATGGAAGAAGATCGAGCCTGACGCATTGCTGGAACATCGCAAGGAACATCGATGCTCGCTTTGCGAGGCAGGGCCGCCGATGGTGCTGGCCGCCAGCGTGCGCGGGCGTTCGCACGAGAACAGCGGTGCATTCCGCGAGGACGACTTCCATGTCGGCCGTACGGCGGATGGATCGTGGACAGTCGTGGCGGTGTCCGATGGTGCCGGCTCGGCGAAGCTGTCGCGGCTGGGCTCGCGGATCGCGACGGAAACGGCTGTGGCTAGCCTGTTGGATGCATTGGGAAATTGCAGGGCAGAGCTCGACGCGGCTGTCGCGGAGGTCGTTCAGGATGAAGATGCGCTGGCGCGAGTCGCTAGGCTGGAGAAGTCCGGTGAAGCGATGCTTCTGGAACCCGTGGGACGGGCCGCCTTCGCGGCGAGCAAGGCCATCCAGACAAAGGCGGGCGAACTCGGGGTGGAGGAAAAAGCGCTGGCTGCGACCCTGATGTTCGCGGCGATCCGGCGTATAGGTGATGACATGCTGGTCGCGTCCTACTGGATCGGAGACGGCGCGGCGGCACTGTTCGATCCCGCTTCCGGCGCGTTCCATTTGCTCGGTGAAGCGGACAGCGGCGAATTCTCCGGTCAGACGCGGTTTCTGCTGTCTCAGGAGTTTCCCGTAGACTCCGCATGGGTGGCGATCGGAAAGCGTTTTCGTTTCCGCTGCGTGCCTGTCAGCGCAGTTTTACTGCTGATGACGGACGGTGTGTCCGATCCCAAGTTCGGCACCGACAATGCATTGCGCGATCCGGCGCGTTGGCGGGCCTTTTGGGAAGATGATCTTGCCGCGCAATTGCCGCTGTCCACGCCGGAGGCGGAACTGGGAGCGAAGCTGGAGGACTATCTCCAGTTCTGGTCACAAGGCGAGCACGACGACCGTACCTTGGCTCTGGTGCGTTGGGCATGA
- a CDS encoding TerY-C metal binding domain-containing protein yields MRRLPIYFLLDVSESMLGENLYRLEEGLQRIIGELRTDPHALETAWVSVIAFAGRTREVVPLTELPSVHLPQLPVGGGTSFGRALMFLMDQMDARIRRGDGEQKGDWKPIVFLITDGKPTDDVEPALVRWARYASRATLVAVSIGRSADLRVLNRLTDADKVLTLDDVSDEGFRKFIAWVTQAVQSRSRSVGDPAREELMPALDDDILKKLDLRKPIETVDETNAYFVSKCQNTRLPYVSRYEPLRDELDIGGRPLQTVMYRLSGCYPVNNSYFEMTSEQPDVATLSSDQLLGMPGCPHCGNPVGFAMCSCGNTFCIPGAGEHICPWCEQAGSFTPMDADAEAPEINRARG; encoded by the coding sequence ATGCGCCGATTGCCGATCTATTTCCTGCTGGACGTGTCTGAGTCGATGCTCGGGGAAAATCTGTACCGGCTCGAAGAGGGATTGCAGCGGATCATCGGCGAACTGCGAACCGATCCGCATGCGCTGGAAACCGCATGGGTGTCGGTGATCGCATTCGCCGGTAGGACGCGCGAGGTCGTTCCGTTGACGGAACTACCCAGTGTTCACTTGCCGCAGCTGCCGGTGGGCGGTGGTACTTCGTTCGGCCGTGCGCTGATGTTCCTGATGGATCAGATGGACGCCAGGATCCGGCGCGGTGACGGCGAACAGAAGGGCGATTGGAAGCCCATCGTGTTCCTGATCACCGACGGCAAGCCGACCGACGATGTCGAGCCGGCACTGGTGCGCTGGGCGCGCTATGCCAGTCGCGCGACTCTGGTCGCCGTTTCGATCGGACGCAGTGCCGACCTGCGTGTACTCAACCGGCTGACCGATGCGGACAAGGTGCTGACGCTGGATGACGTAAGCGACGAAGGTTTCCGCAAGTTTATTGCCTGGGTCACGCAAGCGGTTCAGTCGCGCAGCCGCAGCGTTGGCGATCCTGCGCGCGAGGAGCTGATGCCGGCGCTGGACGACGACATCCTGAAGAAGCTCGATCTGCGCAAGCCCATCGAGACGGTGGACGAGACCAATGCCTATTTCGTCTCGAAGTGCCAGAACACGCGGCTGCCCTATGTGTCGCGTTATGAACCGCTGCGCGATGAACTCGACATCGGTGGAAGGCCGCTACAGACGGTGATGTACCGGCTGTCCGGTTGCTATCCGGTCAACAACAGTTATTTCGAGATGACGTCGGAGCAGCCGGATGTGGCGACGCTGTCTTCCGACCAGTTGCTCGGCATGCCGGGCTGTCCGCATTGCGGCAATCCGGTGGGCTTCGCAATGTGTTCCTGCGGTAACACCTTCTGTATCCCGGGAGCAGGCGAACACATCTGCCCCTGGTGCGAACAGGCCGGCAGTTTCACGCCGATGGATGCGGACGCGGAAGCGCCCGAGATCAATCGGGCGAGGGGTTGA
- a CDS encoding vWA domain-containing protein, giving the protein MRRLPVYLLLDTSGSMRGEPIAAVNVGLGALIASLRQDPSALESVHVSVMTFDAEVKVVVPLTPLDQLQLPVISAPDSGPTFLGMALETLCQSFDREIRKNTADAKGDWAPLLFVMTDGSPTDLQVYEEQAAEVKKRPFGNIIGCAAGPKAKREYLSMLTDNVVSLDTLDSASFTSFFRWVSSAVSTGSRSQGLAESAPLPPPPAEIQFVI; this is encoded by the coding sequence ATGCGTCGCCTGCCTGTCTACCTGTTACTGGATACCTCGGGCTCGATGCGCGGCGAGCCCATCGCCGCCGTCAACGTCGGTCTGGGAGCGCTGATCGCCAGTTTGCGCCAGGATCCGTCGGCGCTGGAATCGGTGCACGTGAGCGTGATGACGTTCGATGCGGAAGTGAAGGTCGTGGTTCCGCTCACGCCGCTGGATCAGCTGCAACTTCCCGTGATATCGGCACCTGACTCCGGGCCGACCTTCCTCGGCATGGCGCTGGAAACGCTGTGTCAGTCTTTCGATCGCGAAATCAGAAAGAACACGGCCGATGCCAAGGGGGATTGGGCACCGCTGCTGTTCGTGATGACGGACGGCAGCCCGACCGACCTGCAGGTGTACGAGGAGCAGGCAGCCGAAGTGAAAAAGAGGCCCTTCGGCAACATCATCGGCTGCGCGGCGGGCCCGAAGGCCAAGCGGGAATACCTGTCGATGCTCACCGACAACGTAGTGAGTCTGGATACGCTCGACAGCGCCTCGTTCACCAGCTTCTTCCGCTGGGTGTCGTCGGCGGTCAGCACCGGCAGCCGGAGTCAGGGGTTGGCCGAAAGCGCGCCGTTGCCGCCGCCGCCTGCGGAAATCCAGTTCGTCATTTGA